GTGCGATCAAGTCTCCGTGCTCGGGCGAAACGAATGCATGGGGTGGCGCGTTGCGTCCGCCCGAAATCCGGCGAGATGGAGGTGATTGGCCATGATTAATCTTAAGGGTAAAGTCAGTCTCGTCACCGGAGCTTCGCGTGGTATCGGAAAGGCCATTGCCATGGCCCTGGCCGAGGCCGGTTCTGATGTTGCGCTGAATTATCACACACATCGCGAGCCCGCCGAAGAGGTGGCCGCGGAGATTCACAAACTCGGCCGCAAAGCGGTTGTATACCAGGCGGACGTCTCCCATCACGAGGAGAACGACGCGATGGTCGCCCAGATCAAGAAGGACTTCGATCACGTGCACATCGTTGTCAACAACGCGGGGATCACGCGCGACAAATCCTTCGTGAAGATGGATCGAGAAATGTGGCACGAAGTCCTGGACGTCAACCTGACGGGGCCGGCCATGATTATCCACCGACTTGCCGGACCGATGATCGAGGCCGGCTGGGGCCGTATCATCAACATCACCAGCATCGTCGGCCAGATCGGTAACTTCGGTCAGGCGAACTACGCCGCGGCCAAG
This genomic stretch from Planctomycetia bacterium harbors:
- the fabG gene encoding 3-oxoacyl-[acyl-carrier-protein] reductase yields the protein MINLKGKVSLVTGASRGIGKAIAMALAEAGSDVALNYHTHREPAEEVAAEIHKLGRKAVVYQADVSHHEENDAMVAQIKKDFDHVHIVVNNAGITRDKSFVKMDREMWHEVLDVNLTGPAMIIHRLAGPMIEAGWGRIINITSIVGQIGNFGQANYAAAKGGLISLTKTLAREFARKGVTVNAVAPGFIETDMTALVPEANLDIVRQMTPMARLGKPEEVAAAVAFLASEEASFITGEVLGVNGGMYM